The bacterium genome contains the following window.
GATACATCAATCAGCTTTATAAGATGCGAAAAGTCGGTAACAATCAGTATTGAAGCGAGCTGGAGCCTATCTGAGGAGAAAGATATTTTTTATGCGAACGTCTACGGCACAAAAGGATCGATAGGTGCAAATCCTTTCAAACTTATAAAAGTTTATGACGATGAGCATATTGATCTCGGCTCAACTTACAATGATTCACCGACTGAGGCATTTAAAAAATCTTACCTGAATGAATTAAAAAGTTTTATCGGTGCAATTCGAGGACTTAATCCTATCTTTTCATCCGGTGATGAAGCAATTCAAATGCTGACTATTGCTGAATCGATGTATCAATCCGCCGAAAAGGATAAAGAAATTAAAATAGCATTCTAATATGACCAGAATTTTACTTGTTGATGATGAGCCGGATATACTTGAATTTTTGAAATATAATCTTGAGCAGGAAGAATTTGAAGTTTTAACGAGTACTAACGGTAGAGATGCGCTTAAAAAAATCACTCAGAAACCTGATTTAATAGTACTCGACATTATGATGCCGGAAATGGATGGTTTTGAACTTCAAAAGCAAATTAAAGATCACAAAGAGTATCAGCAAATTCCCATAATTTTTCTTACAGCTAAATCGGGTGAAACCGATGAAATTAAAGGGCTGGATCTCGGTGCAAGTGATTATATACAGAAACCAATCTCACCGAAAAAATTAATATCACGTATCAAAGCAAATTTGAGAAAGTCAGCTACTGATGACAAAAAAGCAAAACCAATTGCAGAGTTGAAAATCGGTCCTCTAATAATTGACGTAGAACAATTTATAATTAAAGTTGATAACAAGAAGAAATTTTTTCCAAGGAAAGAATTTCAGCTATTATACTTCCTTGCAAGTAATCCCGGTAAAGTAATGAACAGGGAAACTTTGTTGAAAGAAATCTGGGGTAATGATGTATTTGTTGTAGATCGCACGATTGATGTCCACATTAGAAAAGTCCGTGAAAAACTTGGCAAACATTCTGAAATAATTGAGACAATAAAAGGTGTTGGATACAGATTCAAACTCGACCAGTAAATTCTTTTCTTACCTATCATCCTCCCTGGTTTACTACAGAGAGTTTTTATTCTTTAACGTACTTTTTATTGCAGTTATATTTTTACTCACATGGGATATATCATTACTTCCGGCATCAATTATTTCAATTATCGTTATTGATGTTTCGGCACTTTACCTCATTGGAAGACGTCGCAACAAAGAACTTGATGAAATAAAAACCATCATCAATAATATCAGGAAGAATAAATACAATAGTGAAGATGAGATACTGCTTGGCTCAAACCTTTTGTCATTACAAAAAGCAATCAAGAAAATGTTTAAGAAGGAAAAAAGCGATATAGAATATCTTCAGCGGTTGCAGAAAATGAGATCGCAATTTCTTGCGAATGTTTCCCACGAATTGAGAACTCCAATATTCGCAATACAGGGTTACATTGAGACTTTATTGAACGGTGCTATAAATGATAAAAATGTGAATATGCACTTTCTCCAGAAAGCGAACCAGAATACAATTTCGTTGAGCAATTTATTAAATGATTTGATTGACATTTCAATGATTGAATCCGGTGAGATGAGAATGAGCTTTAGATACTTCAAGATTAACGATCTCATCAGCCAGGTTGTTCAAGAGAATAAACAGGCAGCGGAATCGAAAAACTTATCACTGATTTTCTATCCGGCAAAAGATGATCTGGAGGTATTCGGTGACAAGGAAAAACTGAAACAGGTTTTAGTCAATTTGATTCTTAATGCAGTCAAATACACTGAAAAAGGAAAAATTGAAGTTCTTGTTGAAGAGGAAATAAAACACGCAAAAGTAATTGTGAGAGATACAGGAATCGGCATTCCCGAAAATTATCTGGACAGAATATTTGAAAGATTTTTCCGTATCGACAAAGCTCGTTCTCGTGCTGAAGGAGGAACCGGACTTGGATTAGCGATTGTCAAACATATCATTGAAGCTCATAATTCCAAAGTTACCGTGACAAGTATGGTTGGTCAGGGGAGTGAGTTCTCGTTTTTGCTCAAAAAATGAGTTATTTAAGCAAATTGTTTAACTCAGGGATTGACATAGAAGCCATCTTTACATAGATTTGTGCCTCAAAAATTTTAAAGATTAAAGGCTTATAATGTTTGCAATTGTAAATATTCTGGGTGACCAGATAAAGGTTCTTGAAAACAATAAATATTATGTTCCAAGATTAAAAGAGAAGGTTGATTCAGAAGTGACTTTTAGCTCTGTCCTTATGGGAGGAGATTCTAAAGGTGTTAAGATCGGAACACCGGAAGTTAAAGGGGCGAAAGTAACAGCCAGGGTTTTGGAACATATAAAAGATGATAAAATTATTGTTTTCAAGAAAAAGATTAGAAAGAGTTATAAGAAAAAAGCTGGTCACAGACAGCAGTACACAAAAATTGAAGTTTTAAAGATTTCGTAGAAGGGAATTAAGTCATGGCACATAAAAAAGGGCAAGGTTCAACAAGAAACGGAAGAGATAGTAATCCGCAGTATCTTGGTGTTAAAAGATTTGGCGGTGAGAAAGTTCTTGCCGGAAATATTTTGGTAAGACAGCGTGGAACAAAATTCCATCCCGGAGTTAATGTAAAGAAAGGCAATGACGATACTTTGTTTGCAGTTGCAGATGGTGTTGTTAAGTTTGAAGTTAAAAGAGGCAACCGAAAGTTTGTCAGTGTTTACGCTTCATAAATTAATTTTTAAATCTAATTAAAAACCCTCCAATCGGAGGGTTTTTAGTTTTAAAGATTTTTTAATGTTCTTATTTAGAAACCTAATCTTTCCATATCAGCAACAAGTCCTTTAACGGCATTAACTGAATTATCAAGCAATGCTTTTTCATCAGAGTTAAGATCAAATTCAATAATCTTTTCAACTCCCGCACTACCAAGAACTGCGGGAACACCAACATAATATCCTTTTACTCCAAACTCACCGTTTAAATAAGCACAAACAGGAAGCACACGCTTTTCATCGTAAATAATAGCTTCAGCCATTGCAATTGAAGCAGATGCTGGTGAGTAAAATGCTTAACCTGTTTTTAAAAGTTTTACAACTTCACCGCCAGCCATTTTTGTTCTTTCTACCATTGCATTCATAATTTCGGATGCTTTGGCTTTATCTTTATATTTTTTCTCGAGAAGTTCCATCACCGGAATTCCATTCACGTTTGCGTAACGCACAATTGGAACCATTGTGTCACCGTGACCGCCAAGGACCATTGCATTAACATCTTTAACTGATACTCCGAGTTCCCATGCAATGAAAGTTGAGAATCTTGAAGAATCGAGTACTCCAGCCTGTCCAATGACTTTACTTGCTGGAAACCCTGTTATCTTTTTATAAAGTGTAACCATTGCATCGAGAGGATTTGAGATAATAATTGCTATAGAATTCGGTGCATGCTTTTTAACATTCTCCGCAACTGTTTGCATAATTTTAGCATTCGTTACCAAAAGATCATCTCTGCTCATGCCTGGTTTGCGGGGTAAACCTGCAGTAACAATTACGATATCGGAACCATCAATATCTTTATAATCATTGGTTCCTTTAAGAGAGATGTCAAAGCCATCTATCCTTGATGCTTCAACAATGTCAAGTGTTTTTCCCTGAGGCATATCCTCAACAATATCGTATAAAACGACATCACCAAGTTGCCGTAACGCAATTAATTGAGCGAGAACACCACCTATTTGGCCTCCTCCGATTATTGAGATTTTTTTTCTGCCCATTTTTTTACTCCCTGAATTAATAAAGTTGATATTAACAAAAGTTAAAATAAACAAAAAAGATAATAGGTGATAATTGGTAGAGAGATTAGAAAAAAGATTTGGTGAATGCTTATAAGTTCAGAATCAGAATTGTTTCCATTCCTGAAGGCGTGATATTATACTTTACTTCACTCATATAAACCTTCATTAGGAATACGCCGCGTCCGGAATCTTTTAAGAGATTTTCTGGCTCAGTTGGATTAGGAAGTTTTGAAGGATCGAAACCTTTGCCTTCATCTTTTACTTTTACGATTAGTTTAGAATTTTCGATGTGAGCATAAATTTTTACGAGCTTGTTAATATCACATTTATTTGCGTGAATTATAGCATTTGTAGTTGCTTCAGTCACTGCAAGCAGCAATACCGAGAGCTGTTCATCAGACAAGCCAAGATCCTTCGCAAAATAATTTACAAACTCTTCAACTGTTATGAGGTTGTTCGGATCGCTTTCTATTTCTAATTGGTAATATGGTTCGGGCAAAACGGTTTATAATTTTAGTAATTAAGTTGGGTGAAAATTTACCTTGAATAGTTAAAAATTCCAATTCATGGATAGAAGAAAATTGAATCGTTCTCTATTCACATTTGTATTATCTGAAATGAACTCGTACCAGGTATTTAATTTTAAGTACAACATTTTTGTCCCGATCATAATTTCAAAAAGAGGGCCAATGCTAAGAAAATCTGAATCTGGGATACGCTCAGCTTCATTGTATCTGTAGGTATTAAGAGAAAAATATCTGAATCCTATTGCGAAAAGTGAATTGTTTGAGACCAAACCTATTTTAGGATCAAAGAAGATTTCCTGTAAATATCTTAAAGGTCTTTCAGCAAAATTATCCCAGTCAAGTTCCGCCTGGCTGGTTAATTTTACATAACCGGTAACGAGGAAAGAAAAATTTTTGGCAAACCGATAGCTTGTGGAATCTGTTGCAGTAAATTGTCGGAAAGAAATGCTTCTCAGGTTTGATGTTATATCTTGAAAATCATAAACCGTATAATTTGCTGAGACTTCAAAGTTGTTCATCGAAGTGAACCTTTCACCTTTGTAATAGCCTCCGGCCGAAAATCTTAAAACGTGATTAGTATTGTTATTCGCACTTCTGCTTGCAAATAAATAAACTAGGTGACTTAGAGTTCCTTCCAGATTTGAAAAGAATTGAAAAAAAGGGGAGAGGTATCTTGTATATCTTAATCTCCCAATTGAAAGTAATTCGTCACGATCATCATCGTTCGCACTGCTCGGAGTATCATATTTCAACTTGCTGTGAAACAGACTTAATGATATCTGATCTTTTTTAGATAAGCGATAGTTCCCAATTAATGAGATGGTAGTTCTGTACGAATTATTGTTTTTTCTTCCTTCGAGCTCCGATCTCTGCTCAAAAAAACTTTCATTAATTCCCTCGAAGTTTTTTGTTATGTGCTTTTCATCTCTTTCAAAATAATTTGCACTGATTCCGATATCAGCAGATTCAGTTCTGTAAAACAAACCAGACTCAATTGCAATTCCCAATTCTTCAACCTGAGTGTCAAAAATAGAAGGAGATTGAATGCTGGTAGATTTGTATCTGGTTTGTCTATCTATTGTTCTGAAGTTTATCCGCCCTGCAAGCTGAAGTGAAAATAAATTCAGGAAATTGCTGTAGTCAATTCTGTCCTGCAGAAGAAAAACGGTCTCAGTTCTGCTTTCGATATTATTTGTTATGTCAAACTCAGCGGTTGTGATTGAATCGGCGGAGATATAAAAATCCTTCCGGTTATCACTGTATTTTGCATCAAGAAAATTTGTTACTTCATTATTGAAAGGACTCGTTACAAGCAAATCAAGATAACGGATTGAATTTTTTCTTGGAGATATATCTTCATTTTCAAATCTTAATTTTGAGTTTATATCAAAATCGGTTGGATAGAAATAATCAAGGTTTCCCTCAAAACCATAAATTGGTCCGGTGTCAATTTCATTCACCTGTCTATTATCAGAATATCCACCATAAGGAGTTAAAATTAATCCCCTTAAAAGTGATAACTCACTTAAGGTTATCGCATGATAGATTGTTGCTTCATTAATTCCGAGCTGTCTGTCATCTGAAACTATATTACTGCTGAGAGCAATTCCTTGCTTCCAATTGTTGTTAAATCTGTATTTCCCAAGTGCAAAAAGATATTCTTCGTCACGGATATTATTCTGACTGCTTTGTATTAGTGTAGATCGGTAATTCTGATTTACTTTATATTCAAACCTTCCAAACGAACCATACAGATCAAATCCTGTATTCAGATAATAGGTGTTCAATTGCTTATCAAAATTTGAAAACAATCTATTTAATGAGCTAACCGGGATAAAGTAAAGGGTAGAATCTACAGTAACCTGGGCATAAAGCATCTGTGAGAAAAGCAGAATAGTTCCCATAATAATCTGCAGTGAAATTTTTATTTGATTGACTATCACGCTTCTCAATAATTATTAGAAATTTAATTCGATTAAAAATAAGTACTTAAAGTTAAGCGATAAAATCAAAAAGGTACTGTTGAATAATGGAAAGTAACATTAAGCTATTAGAAAATTTACTTATATTTTGCAGTAACTATTTTCTATGGAATCTATTGACCACCACCTATGACAAAAACTAAATCTTCAAAGAAAAGTAAATCCAATAAAGAATCATCTTCTGATAAGAAAAAAACTCGCCGTAGTTTCGAAGAATTTATTTCTCAGAAGAATGTCGGTCTGATAATAGCTGTAATTTACTTTGTTGTTGTAGGAGTAATCAGTTTTGTGTTTCATAAGGTTGGTGACTACGGAATTGAAACCGACTTTTTCTGGGGATATGTACCAAGTGCAAAAAAGTTTCTTGCCGGTGAAATCCCGATGGATGCATTCCGAGGACCACTTTATCCGATGGTGCTTGGAATTGTTGGCTTTATTCTCGGTGATTTTTTTCGTGCAGGAATTTTGATTGCTGTGCTTTCTGCGTCCGTAGTTATCTATGTCTCTTTCGAATTGCTGAAGAAAATCTTTACACCGGTTGTATCATTTTTTGTAACACTTTTGCTTGCTGTAAATACTGTATTTATCCAATACTCATACAGTGCAGGAACAGATATGTTCTTCAATGCACTTGTGGCAGCAACACTTTATTTCTTTTTCAGAAAAAAAGAGCTGAGCTACAGAGATTTGATAATTGCAGCATTCATCGGAGGATTATCATATCTAACAAGATACAACGGAATCTTTCTGGCAAGCTTCATTTTTATTATTCTTTTTGTGAATTATTGGAAGATCGATTGGACAAGGCGGATAAAATCTGCATTGCTTTTTGGAATTGTTTTTCTGGTTACATTTTCACCATGGGGATTTTACTGCCTGAGTGAGAAAGGTTCATTCTTCTATAACGAGAATTATAAAAACATTGCCTATGAGGTTTACGGTAAAGGAAAAATGAGCTGGGATGATTTCTGGTTCAGCGGAAGAAACGATATAAATTCTTTAACTGAAGTGATAACAAAAGACACGGGCTTATTTTTTTCAACTGTAATTGGAAATATCTCAGACCATTTCGTAAAAGATATGAAGCGGCTGATAGAATGGCACAATGGCGTATTTGTGATACTTGGCTTCTTTCTGCTTTTAATTTCGAAGCCGCATAAAAGGTGGAGGGAAATAGACACTGGATATTACATAGTGAATTTATTTTTCTTTGCACTTCTTCTACTCGTTTTTTATAGTGAAAGG
Protein-coding sequences here:
- a CDS encoding response regulator transcription factor; the encoded protein is MTRILLVDDEPDILEFLKYNLEQEEFEVLTSTNGRDALKKITQKPDLIVLDIMMPEMDGFELQKQIKDHKEYQQIPIIFLTAKSGETDEIKGLDLGASDYIQKPISPKKLISRIKANLRKSATDDKKAKPIAELKIGPLIIDVEQFIIKVDNKKKFFPRKEFQLLYFLASNPGKVMNRETLLKEIWGNDVFVVDRTIDVHIRKVREKLGKHSEIIETIKGVGYRFKLDQ
- a CDS encoding two-component sensor histidine kinase, with the protein product MVYYREFLFFNVLFIAVIFLLTWDISLLPASIISIIVIDVSALYLIGRRRNKELDEIKTIINNIRKNKYNSEDEILLGSNLLSLQKAIKKMFKKEKSDIEYLQRLQKMRSQFLANVSHELRTPIFAIQGYIETLLNGAINDKNVNMHFLQKANQNTISLSNLLNDLIDISMIESGEMRMSFRYFKINDLISQVVQENKQAAESKNLSLIFYPAKDDLEVFGDKEKLKQVLVNLILNAVKYTEKGKIEVLVEEEIKHAKVIVRDTGIGIPENYLDRIFERFFRIDKARSRAEGGTGLGLAIVKHIIEAHNSKVTVTSMVGQGSEFSFLLKK
- the rplU gene encoding 50S ribosomal protein L21 produces the protein MFAIVNILGDQIKVLENNKYYVPRLKEKVDSEVTFSSVLMGGDSKGVKIGTPEVKGAKVTARVLEHIKDDKIIVFKKKIRKSYKKKAGHRQQYTKIEVLKIS
- the rpmA gene encoding 50S ribosomal protein L27, which translates into the protein MAHKKGQGSTRNGRDSNPQYLGVKRFGGEKVLAGNILVRQRGTKFHPGVNVKKGNDDTLFAVADGVVKFEVKRGNRKFVSVYAS
- a CDS encoding ATP-binding protein, with amino-acid sequence MPEPYYQLEIESDPNNLITVEEFVNYFAKDLGLSDEQLSVLLLAVTEATTNAIIHANKCDINKLVKIYAHIENSKLIVKVKDEGKGFDPSKLPNPTEPENLLKDSGRGVFLMKVYMSEVKYNITPSGMETILILNL
- a CDS encoding glycosyltransferase family 39 protein gives rise to the protein MTKTKSSKKSKSNKESSSDKKKTRRSFEEFISQKNVGLIIAVIYFVVVGVISFVFHKVGDYGIETDFFWGYVPSAKKFLAGEIPMDAFRGPLYPMVLGIVGFILGDFFRAGILIAVLSASVVIYVSFELLKKIFTPVVSFFVTLLLAVNTVFIQYSYSAGTDMFFNALVAATLYFFFRKKELSYRDLIIAAFIGGLSYLTRYNGIFLASFIFIILFVNYWKIDWTRRIKSALLFGIVFLVTFSPWGFYCLSEKGSFFYNENYKNIAYEVYGKGKMSWDDFWFSGRNDINSLTEVITKDTGLFFSTVIGNISDHFVKDMKRLIEWHNGVFVILGFFLLLISKPHKRWREIDTGYYIVNLFFFALLLLVFYSERFSIFLIPSYLLIAVQPFFIEKFKIATVIPKPLKYVLMFTLVIITFINSYSFNSENINSGPTELLALGEWYQANVSPEMKGKTVAARKAHVAYYLDMEFRLMPMANSYDDFINKLKENNVDYLYFGIAEAGLRNEFQFLIDPKIKHPGLEVVVYFNNPPSVLYKVIK